In one Electrophorus electricus isolate fEleEle1 chromosome 21, fEleEle1.pri, whole genome shotgun sequence genomic region, the following are encoded:
- the LOC113588512 gene encoding protein jagunal homolog 1-B-like, translating to MTAAQCFGEQRFGGGPWFFRVGMASRSGPRASGTDGSDFQHRERVAAHYQMSVALKSEIRKLNMAHMALWALVVAQVLVSHLNLVSHRVVASPYQWEYPYLLSILPTAVSFAALPRNNVGYLVVSMIGAGLLCVGPIVYGSLEMFPVAQQLWRHGKAYRFIFGFSAVSVLYLLLVVAIQVHGWHIYYSKKLLDAWFATTQDKKKK from the exons ATGACAGCTGCTCAG TGTTTTGGGGAACAACGTTTTGGTGGAGGTCCGTGGTTTTTCAGGGTTGGAATGGCTTCACGGTCTGGACCAAGAGCTTCAGGGACAGACGGGAGTGACTTTCAGCACCGGGAACGCGTGGCTGCGCATTATCAGATGAG cgTGGCTCTGAAGTCAGAGATAAGGAAGCTGAATATGGCCCACATGGCGTTGTGGGCGCTGGTTGTGGCGCAGGTGCTGGTTAGCCACCTGAACCTGGTGAGCCACCGGGTGGTGGCCAGCCCCTACCAGTGGGAGTACCCCTACCTGCTCAGCATCCTGCCCACGGCGGTGAGCTTCGCCGCGCTGCCCCGCAACAACGTCGGCTACCTGGTGGTGTCCATGATCGGCGCGGGGCTCCTGTGCGTGGGGCCAATCGTCTACGGTAGCCTGGAGATGTTCCCCGTGGCACAGCAGCTCTGGCGGCACGGCAAGGCATACCGCTTCATCTTTGGCTTCTCCGCTGTCTCCGTGCTCTACCTGCTGCTGGTGGTAGCCATCCAGGTGCACGGCTGGCACATCTACTACAGCAAGAAGCTGCTGGACGCCTGGTTCGCCACCACGCAggacaagaagaaaaaataa